The DNA region CATTTCTTAGTTACACTATAATCAAGATGAACGTACTGTTTCAATAACTTACAGTCCAAATGGTACTGCTCCGACTCCATCGGCACGAGGTCCAGCTCTCCTTAGGAGCCCGCGAGCCCACGTTCGGGATCTTTCCCCTAAAGATGAGAGGTAAATAGAGGCATTTGTTTCAGGCCAAATTGATCTCTTTAATTTGGGCAGGCGGGATTTTCGGCTTGCGGTCCTCTGTCAGCAGTCCGTTGATTTCCTGCTGCACATCGGCAAGCTGGGTGTAACAGTAGCCGCAAATATAATCCAAGCTTTTGATCGCCCGTGTCAGGCCTTCGAACCGTTCGAGGAATTCCGCTTCCGTTAAGACCTGGCGGCCATACCCCCAGCCTTTGTCCGACCTAAAGGCGATCCCGCCAAATTCGCTGATGATGATCGGCTGCCCGCGGTACCCGTAGCCTTCGGCCAAAGCGTATTTCCAGTGATTGCAGGTTGTTTCCCTATTTACGATAGCATCCTTGCTGTCTTTATACCGCCGCAAAAACCCGTCGCCCGTTTCCACGTAATCATGGAGCGTCAAAATATCGGAAACGGTATGCTCCCAGCCGTCGTTCGTAATGACCGGACGGTAGGGATCGACCGCTTTGGTGAGATGGTAGATGCCTTCGGTAAATTTCTGCTGCCTTACGTCACGGAGGATGGACGGAATGCCCCACGATTCGTTGAACGGCACCCAAGTAATAATGCTGGGGTGATTGTACTGTTGATCGACGATTTCCAGCCATTCCTTCGTAAACGCCTCAATCGCACGGTCGTGAAATTCGAAGGTCGCGGCCATTTCCGACCAGACCAGCAGCCCTTTGACGTCGCACCAATAGAGAAAACGGGCATCCTCGATCTTCATATGCTTGCGCACACCGTTGTAGCCCATTTCCAGCATCCGGTCGATATCGGCAATGATCGCTTCCTCGCTGGGCGGCGTTAAATGGCTGTCCGTCCAATAACCCTGATCCAAAATCAACCTTTGATAGAACGGCGCATTGTTCAGCAGCACCTGGCCGTTCTCGATCGAAATCTTTCTCATCCCAAAGTAAGAAAAGACCCGGTCAACCACCTGATCTTCCGCATACAGCACAAATTCCACGTCATATAAATTCGGATGCTGCGGCGACCAGAGGCATTTTTTCCACGGCCCGTTTGCCTCGTGCACCAAATCAACCTCCACCGACAAGTTCGGGCGATCCGCTGCCAGCGCGACCCGCTTCACCGGCTTGCCCTTCAGCGTCACGATCGCCTCCAACCGCAAATCACCGGGTTTTTCCACGCCGCTTATCCGGTAATCGAAACGGACCGTGGAGCGGTCGATATCCGGTGTAATTTTGACCGCGTCCAGCCGCTGCGCCTCCACGAATTCCAGCCAAACCGTCTGCCAAATTCCCGTTGTCTGGACATAAAAGCACTCGAAGCTGTCCTTGGTCCAACGCTGCTTCCCCCTCGGCTGTGTGCAATCGTCGCTATCCTCTACTTTTACCGTAATTTGATTGTCTGCCCCGAAAACCAGATAAGGGGTGATATCGAAGCCAAACGCCGCGTAACCGCCATGATGGCTGCCGGCCATCCTGCCGTTGATCCATACTTTGGCGATATAATCCACCGCCTGAAAGTGCAGGATCACCCGCTTGCCTTCGGCCTCCTTCGGGATATGAACCGATTTGCCGTACCAGACCTGCGGGTGGAATTCCTCGATGCCGATCCCGCTGGCCTGTGTTTCGTACGTAAAGGGAACGGTAATCGTATGCGTTCCCGCAAACTTTTCCGGCCAGTTCTCTTGCTCGCCGACATTGTCGTCGTCGAAACGGAAGTCCCATGCGCCGTTCAAATTGAGCCAATGCTCCCGGACGAACTGCGGCCTGGGATAATCCTTCTCATAAGCTCCGGTTGTCACTGTTCTCCTCCTGTTCAATTGCACGGAATAATGCGGCCCTGTTCCATATGAAATACGCCAGAAATCTAACGATTGTATCCGTCGCTATTTGGCGAAAAATGGCCCTTTCTAAATTTTAACGGTTGTGAGCGCTGCTAACTGCTCTAATCTGAGCCAAAACAGCCGAGTTTTAGCTAAATAAGCGCCACGGCAACCGTTAGAGTTTGAAAACGGCGTTGATGGAGCAAATAGCGGCTGCGGCATCCGTTAGAATGGAAATGGATTCTACTAGGCCCGTTCGGTTTTAATCTCCAGCGCGTACACTGACGCCGGGCGCAGCGGGCAGCCTTGCCGCCAGGCAGCAAGCGGCACCGTTCGCGATTGGCAGGCGATGCGGTCCGGCTCGAATACGGAATTGATCGCTTCAAAGGAATCGCCCGTAATTTCGTGCAGCAGCAGTGTGTCCCCGGACGGCTCTAGCCCAAGCAGATTCAGCTCGGCGCGGACTTCCCCGAGGCTGCGGTTGACGATAAAGACGGTGACGACGCTCCCGTCTTCGTTCACGCACGCCGCCACGTCCAAGTCCGGCAGCGCGCCGAGATCAAACGGAGCCGGCTTGTTCGCGCGCACGGCGAAGGTGCCGCACGCCACGTCGGCGGGAAGCAGCCGCCGGATGTCCCGGTTCGCGTACAGCTTCAACACTTCGTAGGTCGGCGTGCCGTACACCGTGAGCGGCTGGCCGCTCCAGCCCGGCGTTTTGCCGCAATATTGGTCGGCGTAATAATCGCCCACGCGAATGCAGCCGCCGAGCCAGCCGTTTACGAGATCGGAGAAGCTGCCGATGTGCACGATGTCGCTTGCGCGCAGCATTTCATTGAGATTCGCGGCGTTCGCCACCGCCGCTCCCAGCGTATGCTCATCCGGCAGCCCTTTCCGCACCGTGTTCGGATAATACATCGTGTTGTATTCGGTGATCGCCACCTTCACATGGCGATGCTTCTCGTTCAAGCTGATCTGCTCCAGCGTTCGCCGGAGATCTTCCCGGGTCCACTCGGGAAAAGAAGCGATCGCTTTGTAGCGCTCTTCGGCCGGCGTATCCCGGTCCATCCCGAAACGACCGTATCCGTGGTACAAATGCAAGGTCAAATAATCGATATGTTCGCCCGCGATATCAAGCACCGCCCGGTTCCATTCCTGATCGGTATGCCCGCAGGCCAAAATCACAAGCGACGGGTCCGCCGCCTTCATCGCCTCGGCAAACGTTACGCAGCGCTCCGCAAAGCGGCCCGCGGAGCAGGTGCCGACCTGCCACCCGCCCCACACTTCATTGCCGATCTCCCAATACCGGACGTTGTACGGCTCGGGATGTCCGTTCGCCGCCCGCTTCGCCCCCATCGGGGTATCCATGCCGCCGTTGCAGTATTCCACCCACCGCGCGGCTTCCTCGGGCGTCCCCGACCCGTCGTTGACGCAGATCAGCGGCTCCACCCCAAGCTCCCGGCAAAAGCGGATAAATTCGTCCGTGCCGAAATATTTGCACGTCCACCCGCCCCACGCTTCGTTGTACATCACCGGCCGCTCCAATACGGGGCCGACGCCATGCTCGAAGTGGTAAGCGCTGATGTAGTTGCCGGCCAGCCTCATCATGCCGGCGTTCAGCGCCCGCGCCATCTCCATCACTTCGCGCTTCACCCCGCCGATATGGTCCGCCGGCAGCAGGGATACGTGATCGAGCCACAGCATGCCGGTGGACACATGATCGTTCCATCTCGGGTGGTCGGCCGGCACGTACACCCGGATTTCGGCGTTGGCGCAGGCGCGGGAGACGGACAACTTCGCCTCGTATTCCCGCCAGTTATGGCTGCCCAGGTCGATCCTAACAAGCCCAAGCAGCTCTCCCGTGCACCGGTCCGCCGCCTCGACGATCACGTATTTCAGCTCGACCGACGCCCGCGCCACCAAGCGCACCGCATATTCGCTCGGCCCCTCTAAAGCGGCCGCCTGCGCGATCCCGGCATCCGCCTCGTCGTCGCTCAAGACGCGAATGCGCACGGCGCGGCCCGAGTGCTTCGGCGCCGGCGCCTCCAGCGCGTACCGGGTATTCCGCCCGTTCGTATAAGCGCTCCAAGCCCCGGAAACCGCACCTCTGCCTTCGGCGCCGCTTTCAAAATCCATGTCTTTGAGCGGATAGGCCAGCATCGCCTCCATATGGTCGCGGATATCCTCCACAAAATGCCCGAACAGGTACGGGTTCACCGTAGGCCCGCTGGCCCGGCCGCCGTCAATCGTAATCTTCGCGTTTGCCTTCAACCTGATCCCTCCCAGCTTTTTTAAGTATTAGAAAGTATGAGCTTCGGAGCCGCTTAACCTTTAATCGACCCAATCATCACGCCTTTGACGAAATGCCGCTGCACAAACGGATACATGATGAGCACCGGCAGGCTGGAGACGATAATGACCGCATATTTGATGCTCTCCGCCAGCAAAACCTTGTCCTCCATCCCCACAAGTCCGTCCACCGCGTCCGATTGGCTGATCAGCAAAATTTCGCGCAGCACCAGTTGCAGCGGATACAATTCTTCGCTGCGGATATATATGAGCGCGTTAAAAAACGAATTCCAGTGTCCAACCGCGTAAAACAGCACCATGACCGCCAGGATCGGCTTCGACAACGGCAAAATGATGCTGGCGAGCAGCCGCCAGTTGGAGCAGCCGTCCATATGGGCCGCCTCCTGGAGCTCCCAGGGAATGCTGGACTGAAAATACGTCCGCATGACGATCAGATTGTACGTCGAAACCGCCCCCGGCACGATCAAGGCCCACATCGTATCGACCATCCCCAGGTCTTTGACCAGCAAGTAAATCGGAATCAGCCCGCCGCTTAAAAACATCGTCAGCGTCACGATCAGCATCAGCCCTTTACGCAGGGGCAGATCCGGCCGCGACAACGGGTACGCCGCCAGCAGCGTCATAACGATGTTGACGGCCGTGCCGACCGCCGTATAAAGAATCGAATTGGCATAACCTCTCCAGATTTTGTCGTTATCCAAAATATTGGCGTAAGCGTCAACCGTAACGCCCTTCGGCAGCAGCCACACTTCCCCGCCCAGCACCTTGGCCGGATCGCTGAACGAAGCGCTAACCACAAACAGCAGCGGATACAACACGATGACGATAATGACCGCCGCGATCAGGTACACAAGCCAATCAAACCACCGTTCGTCAGCCGGGCCGGCCTGCGCCTTGGGCGCCGCGGCTCGTTTGGACATCTGCCCCGCCTCCTTTACCATAAACTCGTCTCCGACGTTTTGCGGGCAAAACGGTTCACCAGAAGCAGCAGCGTCAGATTGATCACCGAATTGAACAGCCCGATCGCCGCCGTGTAGCTGTATTCCCCCTGCAGAATCCCGGTCTTGTACACGAACGTGGAGATCACGTCGCTCGCTTCGAGGTTCAGATTGTTTTGCATCAGCAGTATTTTCTCAAACCCGATGTTCATAAACTGCCCTACGTCGAGAATCAGCAAAATGACGATGACCGGCACGATCCCCGGCAATGATACGTGCCGGATGCGCCGCAGCCGGGAAGCCCCGTCCATTTTGGCCGCTTCGTACAGCTGCGGATTGATCCCGCTGAGCGCCGCAATATAGATGATCGATTGCCAGCCCATGTTCTGCCAGATATTTGAGCCGATAAAAACGGTCTTGAACCAGCCGGCGGATTCCATAAACCGGACCGGTTCGCCGCCGGACGCCTGGATCAGCTGGTTGACCGGACCGGCGGGCGACAGCAGCACCGTCAAGATGCCCACGATGACGACCACCGAAATGAAGTGCGGGATATAGGTGATGTTCTGCAGCAGTTTGCTGTACGTTTTGCTGCGGATCTCGCCGATCAGCAAGGCCAGCAGAATCGGAATCGGAAAGGCGACAACCAAGGAAAACAGATTGATCGACAGCGTATTCCACAGCAGCCGCCCGAAATAATACGAATCGAAAAAGCGCG from Paenibacillus macerans includes:
- a CDS encoding glycoside hydrolase family 2 protein → MTTGAYEKDYPRPQFVREHWLNLNGAWDFRFDDDNVGEQENWPEKFAGTHTITVPFTYETQASGIGIEEFHPQVWYGKSVHIPKEAEGKRVILHFQAVDYIAKVWINGRMAGSHHGGYAAFGFDITPYLVFGADNQITVKVEDSDDCTQPRGKQRWTKDSFECFYVQTTGIWQTVWLEFVEAQRLDAVKITPDIDRSTVRFDYRISGVEKPGDLRLEAIVTLKGKPVKRVALAADRPNLSVEVDLVHEANGPWKKCLWSPQHPNLYDVEFVLYAEDQVVDRVFSYFGMRKISIENGQVLLNNAPFYQRLILDQGYWTDSHLTPPSEEAIIADIDRMLEMGYNGVRKHMKIEDARFLYWCDVKGLLVWSEMAATFEFHDRAIEAFTKEWLEIVDQQYNHPSIITWVPFNESWGIPSILRDVRQQKFTEGIYHLTKAVDPYRPVITNDGWEHTVSDILTLHDYVETGDGFLRRYKDSKDAIVNRETTCNHWKYALAEGYGYRGQPIIISEFGGIAFRSDKGWGYGRQVLTEAEFLERFEGLTRAIKSLDYICGYCYTQLADVQQEINGLLTEDRKPKIPPAQIKEINLA
- a CDS encoding alpha-L-arabinofuranosidase C-terminal domain-containing protein, producing MKANAKITIDGGRASGPTVNPYLFGHFVEDIRDHMEAMLAYPLKDMDFESGAEGRGAVSGAWSAYTNGRNTRYALEAPAPKHSGRAVRIRVLSDDEADAGIAQAAALEGPSEYAVRLVARASVELKYVIVEAADRCTGELLGLVRIDLGSHNWREYEAKLSVSRACANAEIRVYVPADHPRWNDHVSTGMLWLDHVSLLPADHIGGVKREVMEMARALNAGMMRLAGNYISAYHFEHGVGPVLERPVMYNEAWGGWTCKYFGTDEFIRFCRELGVEPLICVNDGSGTPEEAARWVEYCNGGMDTPMGAKRAANGHPEPYNVRYWEIGNEVWGGWQVGTCSAGRFAERCVTFAEAMKAADPSLVILACGHTDQEWNRAVLDIAGEHIDYLTLHLYHGYGRFGMDRDTPAEERYKAIASFPEWTREDLRRTLEQISLNEKHRHVKVAITEYNTMYYPNTVRKGLPDEHTLGAAVANAANLNEMLRASDIVHIGSFSDLVNGWLGGCIRVGDYYADQYCGKTPGWSGQPLTVYGTPTYEVLKLYANRDIRRLLPADVACGTFAVRANKPAPFDLGALPDLDVAACVNEDGSVVTVFIVNRSLGEVRAELNLLGLEPSGDTLLLHEITGDSFEAINSVFEPDRIACQSRTVPLAAWRQGCPLRPASVYALEIKTERA
- a CDS encoding carbohydrate ABC transporter permease → MSKRAAAPKAQAGPADERWFDWLVYLIAAVIIVIVLYPLLFVVSASFSDPAKVLGGEVWLLPKGVTVDAYANILDNDKIWRGYANSILYTAVGTAVNIVMTLLAAYPLSRPDLPLRKGLMLIVTLTMFLSGGLIPIYLLVKDLGMVDTMWALIVPGAVSTYNLIVMRTYFQSSIPWELQEAAHMDGCSNWRLLASIILPLSKPILAVMVLFYAVGHWNSFFNALIYIRSEELYPLQLVLREILLISQSDAVDGLVGMEDKVLLAESIKYAVIIVSSLPVLIMYPFVQRHFVKGVMIGSIKG
- a CDS encoding ABC transporter permease, which produces MKNTEAPPAAAVPRNHSKRGPRLAREIAKRYDLYLMLLLPLAWYLLFHYGPLYGLQIAFKNFNPAKGIAGSEWVGFDHFTRFFDSYYFGRLLWNTLSINLFSLVVAFPIPILLALLIGEIRSKTYSKLLQNITYIPHFISVVVIVGILTVLLSPAGPVNQLIQASGGEPVRFMESAGWFKTVFIGSNIWQNMGWQSIIYIAALSGINPQLYEAAKMDGASRLRRIRHVSLPGIVPVIVILLILDVGQFMNIGFEKILLMQNNLNLEASDVISTFVYKTGILQGEYSYTAAIGLFNSVINLTLLLLVNRFARKTSETSLW